A window of the Hordeum vulgare subsp. vulgare chromosome 5H, MorexV3_pseudomolecules_assembly, whole genome shotgun sequence genome harbors these coding sequences:
- the LOC123397812 gene encoding probable flavin-containing monooxygenase 1 translates to MDHRAKRVAIVGAGTSGLAACKHLLARGFRPVVFEAGESVGGQWTRTLASTRLQSPAAVYRYSDFPWPDSAGAFPLHDQVADYLASYARRFGVDACVRFRSRVVAAEYVGAEPEGAADRWQRWNGNGEAFGDGTGAWRLTVRHGGIGEQEAETHEFDFLILCIGRFSGVPNIPAAFPGPEAFRGRVLHSMELSDMADADAAALVKGKRVAVVGAGKSAFEIAAECAEANGAGTPCTMVCRNPQWLLHRADVWGGVSIGYLYMNRFAELMVPRPGAGAASRILAALLSPLSWLISAATGAYYRKAIPMREHGMEPGHGFARSVSSCILSMLPDGFYDKVREGSVVFARSRSFGFCHDGLVLDGAGAGDKRVVPADVVVLATGFRGDEKLKDMFASPRVKGIIAGTGSPDAAVPLYRECVHPRIPQMAVVGHAEGLNNIYSSEMTAKWVARLLDGAFRLPVVRRMEESCAEWGRYYLRRSGGGGEGQRPWRPCLGAVNVWYNDELCRDMGCDPRRKRAKGQGILAEWFQPYGAVDYADIH, encoded by the coding sequence ATGGATCACAGGGCGAAGCGGGTGGCGATCGTtggcgccggcacgagcgggctgGCGGCGTGCAAGCACCTGCTGGCGCGCGGGTTCCGGCCGGTGGTTTTCGAGGCCGGCGAGTCCGTGGGCGGGCAGTGGACGCGCACGCTCGCCTCCACCAGGCTCCAGTCGCCCGCCGCCGTGTACCGCTACTCCGACTTCCCGTGGCCCGACTCCGCCGGCGCGTTCCCGCTCCACGACCAGGTCGCCGACTACCTCGCCTCCTACGCGCGCCGCTTCGGCGTGGACGCGTGCGTCAGGTTCCGGAGCCGGGTCGTCGCCGCCGAATACGTCGGCGCGGAGCCGGAGGGCGCGGCGGACCGGTGGCAGAGGTGGAACGGCAACGGCGAGGCCTTCGGCGACGGCACGGGCGCGTGGCGCCTCACCGTGCGCCACGGCGGCATCGGCGAGCAGGAGGCGGAGACGCACGAGTTTGACTTCCTCATACTCTGCATCGGCAGGTTCAGTGGCGTGCCCAACATCCCGGCGGCCTTCCCGGGCCCGGAGGCGTTCCGCGGGCGGGTGCTCCACTCCATGGAGCTCTCCGACATGGCCGACGCGGACGCCGCCGCGCTGGTCAAGGGGAAGCGCGTCGCCGTCGTGGGTGCCGGCAAGTCGGCCTTCGAGATCGCCGCCGAGTGCGCCGAGGCCAACGGCGCGGGGACGCCGTGCACGATGGTGTGCCGGAACCCGCAGTGGCTGCTGCACCGCGCGGACGTGTGGGGCGGGGTCAGCATCGGGTACCTCTACATGAACCGCTTCGCCGAGCTGATGGTACCCCGTcccggcgccggcgccgcctcCCGCATCCTCGCCGCGCTGCTGTCGCCGCTCTCGTGGTTGATATCGGCGGCGACGGGGGCGTACTACCGGAAGGCGATCCCGATGCGGGAGCACGGCATGGAGCCCGGGCACGGGTTCGCGAGGTCCGTGTCGTCGTGCATCCTCTCCATGCTCCCCGACGGGTTCTACGACAAGGTGAGGGAAGGCAGCGTCGTCTTCGCGAGGTCCAGGTCCTTCGGCTTCTGCCACGACGGCCTAGTGCTCGACGGCGCCGGTGCCGGCGATAAGCGCGTCGTGCCGGCCGACGTGGTGGTCCTCGCCACCGGGTTCCGCGGCGACGAGAAGCTGAAAGACATGTTCGCGTCGCCGCGGGTGAAGGGCATCATCGCCGGTACCGGATCGCCGGACGCGGCCGTGCCGCTGTACCGGGAGTGCGTGCACCCGCGGATCCCGCAGATGGCGGTGGTGGGGCACGCGGAGGGGCTGAACAACATCTACTCGAGCGAGATGACGGCCAAGTGGGTGGCGCGGCTGCTGGACGGCGCGTTCCGGCTGCCGGTCGTGCGGCGGATGGAGGAGAGCTGCGCGGAGTGGGGCAGGTACTACCTGcggaggagcggcggcggcggggaggggcAGCGTCCGTGGAGGCCGTGCCTCGGCGCCGTCAACGTGTGGTACAACGACGAGCTGTGCCGCGACATGGGGTgcgacccgaggaggaagagggCCAAGGGGCAGGGGATCCTCGCCGAGTGGTTCCAGCCCTACGGCGCCGTCGACTACGCCGACATCCACTGA
- the LOC123397075 gene encoding senescence/dehydration-associated protein At4g35985, chloroplastic-like gives MVRPPSDRTIPPFLRSTSSSHAHVKKNAKKEEEKVRRPPPPTSHVPLQVSPTSRPRSVLSTPSSSSSPTLPPPVEIPRSPATPDAPAPSEDVLLRVPQRSHPLAAGDLSLHRIRAGDTSLAAIASLDAVQWPLARDVVAVKLDPRHYSFSFAVPASPDDPAPDPLHYGLTLSVPDPRLDALLDAYTRFSAHSVAGSEGLAYGVRGEVEAAAYWTVVAPNVEEYGSAVARAITSGAENVAKGILWCGVMTVDRLRWGNEVLRKRIQPGDTEAEVSPEMLSQIKR, from the coding sequence atggttcgacctccaaGCGATCGTACGATCCCACCTTTCCTTCGTTCGACCTCCTCTTCGCACGCCCACGTAAAGAAAAAcgctaagaaagaagaagaaaaagttcgtcgacctcctcctcccacgtCACACGTCCCTCTCCAAGTCTCCCCCACCTCTCGCCCCAGATCCGTCTTGTCCACGCCGAGCAGTTCCTCATCGCCAACGCTGCCGCCGCCGGTCGAGATCCCACGGTCCCCGGCCACCCCCGACGCCCCGGCGCCGTCGGAGGACGTGCTGCTGCGAGTCCCCCAGCGCAGCCACCCGCTGGCCGCCGGCGACCTCTCCCTCCACCGCATCCGAGCCGGAGACACCTCCCTGGCCGCCATCGCGTCCCTCGACGCCGTCCAGTGGCCGCTGGCCCGCGACGTCGTGGCCGTCAAGCTCGACCCCCGccactactccttctccttcgctGTCCCCGCCTCCCCCGACGACCCGGCCCCCGACCCGCTCCACTACGGCCTCACGCTCTCCGTCCCCGACCCGCGCCTCGACGCCCTGCTCGACGCCTACACCAGGTTCTCCGCCCACTCCGTCGCCGGCAGCGAGGGTCTGGCTTACGGGGTGCGCGGCGAGGTCGAGGCCGCCGCGTACTGGACCGTCGTCGCGCCCAACGTCGAGGAGTACGGCAGCGCCGTCGCCAGGGCCATCACGTCCGGCGCCGAGAACGTCGCCAAGGGGATCCTCTGGTGCGGGGTCATGACCGTGGACAGGCTCCGCTGGGGGAACGAGGTGCTCCGAAAGAGGATCCAGCCCGGCGATACTGAGGCCGAGGTCAGCCCGGAGATGCTCAGTCAGATCAAAAGGTAG